In Pungitius pungitius chromosome 2, fPunPun2.1, whole genome shotgun sequence, a single window of DNA contains:
- the rnaseh2c gene encoding ribonuclease H2 subunit C yields the protein MSRNTSVTRVDVSSVAQAQRVPVHLMPCEIEHEGPAHVSEYLTATTKDCKLEKTVSFRGRGLKGQELSCPQGYTGLVLKDINKPSSDQEDRLMRVSSVFDKLTYWNLETPPNSDDAVVMAMDWPELAEAIHGPVED from the exons ATGTCCCGTAACACCAGTGTTACACGTGTTGATGTCTCGTCTGTGGCTCAGGCCCAGAGGGTCCCAGTTCACCTCATGCCTTGTGAGATTGAACACGAAGGGCCGGCCCATGTCTCTGAGTACCTCACTGCTACCACCAAGGACTGCAAACTGG AGAAGACCGTGTCATTCCGAGGGCGTGGGTTGAAGGGGCAGGAGCTCAGCTGTCCACAGGGCTACACTGGCTTGGTGCTGAAAGATATCAACAAGCCCAGCTCGGATCAAGAG gacaGGTTGATGAGGGTGTCCTCTGTGTTTGACAAGCTGACCTACTGGAACCTGGAGACGCCTCCAAACTCGGACGACGCGGTCGTGATGGCGATGGATTGGCCCGAGTTGGCTGAGGCG
- the LOC119211619 gene encoding seipin-like: protein MDQETYLRPDEAKDPFVLMSRALQGLPDAVATVISHARQRAVQGFVLFIIVTLLFLIAAFLYGSFYYSYMPLAAFHAPVHYYYRTDCESPASFSCSYPVANISLMRNKKHVLTFGQAYEMSLQLEMPDSPTNQELGMFMIKTTCFSQEGRKVASSARSARKLLSASSSRFGMLRYRSDLLRYLGTLVFLPAFLTGVTEQKQVLQVELFSDFTDDPYSPSTTAVLEILSSKVQIYSSQLLIHAHFTGMRYLLFNFPLLSTVVGVSTNFIFLSVVFVLCYVRLVLSVDWGPQQVASDGLLSDEDNQGEGGGDAAGAENLMSPSDDSKRSEASEAPPASSNEEAPPGRAHSQMDTKETEAA, encoded by the exons ATGGATCAAGAAACATATTTGCGTCCAGATGAGGCTAAAGACCCGTTTGTACTCATGAGCCGAGCCCTGCAAGGCCTCCCGGATGCTGTCGCCACGGTGATCTCGCACGCCCGTCAGAGAGCCGTACAGGGATTCGTTCTGTTCATTATCGTCACCCTGCTCTTCCTAATCGCTGCCTTCTTATATGGCAGCTTCTACTACTCTTACATGCCGTTGGCGGCTTTTCACGCCCCTGTGCACTATTACTACAG GACGGACTGTGAATCTCCCGCCTCTTTTTCGTGCTCTTATCCTGTGGCCAACATCTCTCTGATGAGGAATAAGAAACAC GTGTTGACATTCGGTCAGGCCTACGAGATGTCTCTGCAACTGGAGATGCCCGATTCTCCGACCAATCAGGAGCTGGGGATGTTCATGATCAAGACAACCTGCTTCTCCCAGGAAGGACGGAAAGTTGCGTCCTCCGCTCGCTCT GCACGAAAGCTGCTGTCCGCCTCCAGCTCTCGCTTT GGCATGCTACGATACCGCTCAGACCTGCTGAGGTACCTGGGAACGCTGGTGTTCCTCCCGGCCTTTCTGACCGGAGTCACTGAGCAGAAACAAGTGCTGCAGGTGGAGCTCTTCTCGGACTTCACGGACGACCCT TATTCCCCCTCGACGACGGCCGTCCTTGAGATCCTGTCCAGCAAGGTGCAGATCTACTCATCTCAGCTCCTTATTCATGCTCACTTCACTGGTATGAG ATACTTGCTGTTCAACTTCCCTCTCCTGTCGACCGTGGTGGGCGTGTCCACTAACTTCATCTTCCTCAGTGTGGTGTTTGTCCTCTGCTACGTGAGGCTGGTGCTGAGTGTGGATTGGGGACCACAGCAG GTCGCATCAGATGGACTGCTGTCGGATGAGGACAAccaaggagaggggggaggagatgcTGCAG GTGCTGAAAATCTGATGTCCCCTTCAGACGACTCCAAAAGGTCTGAGGCCAGCGAGGCGCCACCCGCTAGCAGCAACGAGGAGGCGCCGCCCGGACGGGCTCACAGTCAGATGGACACAAAGGAAACAGAGGCAGCCTGA